In Pseudomonas sp. MTM4, one genomic interval encodes:
- the glyA gene encoding serine hydroxymethyltransferase — MFSRDLTLAKYDADLFAAMEQEAQRQEDHIELIASENYTSPAVMEAQGSVLTNKYAEGYPGKRYYGGCEHVDVVEQLAIDRAKELFGADYANVQPHAGSQANAAVYLALLSAGDTILGMSLAHGGHLTHGASVSSSGKLYNAVQYGINDQGLIDYDEVERLAVEHKPKMIVAGFSAYSQLLDFARFREIADKVGAYLFVDMAHVAGLVAAGVYPNPVPFADVVTTTTHKTLRGPRGGLILAKANAEIEKKLNSAVFPGAQGGPLEHVIAAKAVCFKEALQPEFKEYQQQVVKNAQAMAEVFIQRGFDVVSGGTQNHLFLLSLIKQDITGKDADAALGNAHITVNKNSVPNDPRSPFVTSGLRIGTPAVTTRGFKEAECRDLAGWICDILDKMGDESVIDAVRGKVEAVCAKFPVYGK; from the coding sequence ATGTTCAGCCGTGATTTGACCCTCGCCAAATACGACGCCGATCTTTTCGCTGCCATGGAGCAGGAAGCCCAGCGCCAGGAAGACCACATCGAGCTGATCGCCTCGGAGAACTACACCAGCCCGGCGGTGATGGAAGCCCAGGGTTCGGTGCTGACCAACAAGTACGCCGAAGGATATCCGGGCAAGCGCTACTACGGTGGTTGCGAGCACGTCGACGTGGTCGAGCAGCTGGCCATCGATCGCGCCAAGGAGTTGTTCGGCGCCGACTACGCCAACGTTCAGCCGCACGCCGGTTCCCAAGCCAACGCCGCCGTCTATCTGGCGCTGCTCAGCGCTGGTGACACCATTCTCGGCATGAGCCTGGCCCACGGCGGTCACCTGACCCACGGCGCATCCGTTTCCTCCTCCGGCAAGCTGTACAACGCCGTGCAGTACGGCATCAACGACCAGGGCCTGATCGACTACGACGAAGTCGAGCGCCTGGCCGTCGAGCACAAGCCGAAGATGATCGTTGCCGGTTTCTCCGCCTACTCGCAACTGTTGGACTTCGCCCGCTTCCGCGAAATCGCCGACAAGGTCGGTGCCTACCTGTTCGTCGACATGGCCCACGTGGCCGGCCTGGTTGCCGCAGGCGTCTACCCGAACCCGGTGCCCTTCGCCGACGTGGTCACCACCACCACCCACAAGACCCTGCGCGGCCCACGCGGCGGCCTGATCCTCGCCAAGGCCAACGCCGAGATCGAGAAGAAGCTCAACTCCGCCGTCTTCCCCGGCGCCCAGGGCGGCCCGCTGGAGCACGTGATCGCCGCCAAGGCCGTGTGCTTCAAGGAAGCGCTACAGCCCGAGTTCAAGGAATACCAGCAGCAAGTGGTGAAGAACGCCCAGGCCATGGCCGAAGTGTTCATCCAGCGCGGCTTCGATGTGGTCTCCGGCGGTACCCAGAATCACCTGTTCCTGCTGAGCCTGATCAAGCAGGACATCACCGGTAAGGACGCCGATGCGGCCCTGGGCAACGCTCACATCACCGTGAACAAGAACAGCGTGCCGAACGATCCGCGCTCGCCTTTCGTCACTTCCGGCCTGCGCATCGGTACCCCGGCCGTTACCACCCGTGGCTTCAAGGAAGCCGAGTGCCGTGATCTCGCCGGCTGGATCTGCGACATTCTCGACAAGATGGGCGACGAGTCGGTGATCGACGCGGTGCGTGGCAAGGTCGAGGCGGTCTGCGCCAAGTTCCCGGTCTACGGTAAGTAA